One region of Peribacillus simplex genomic DNA includes:
- the nagE gene encoding N-acetylglucosamine-specific PTS transporter subunit IIBC, whose translation MKKYLQKIGRSLMLPVAVLPAAAILMGIGYWIDPAGWGAGSPLAAFLIKAGSSIIDNMAILFAVGVALGMSKGKDGAAALSGLVAYLVITTLLSTDSVAMLQGIDAKDVNPAFEKIKNAFVGILSGLVAAAMYNRFSKVELPDALAFFSGKRLVPILTAVAMLLVSLILFFIWPLIYSWLVIFGEGISEMGAAGAGLYGFFNRLLIPTGLHHALNSVFWFDVIGLNDIGNFWAGKGIKGTTGMYQAGFFPVMMFGLPAAALAMYHTAKSHKKKQVASLMLAAGFASFFTGVTEPLEFAFMFVAPALFVVHALLTGISLAIAATFQWTAGFGFSAGFIDFVLSSRLPMANEPYMLLLQGLAFAVIYYFLFRFLITRFNLMTPGREDDTEDELDGGGASAQAGSSLDGSNQSKFFGMASAIYEGLGGDANVTTVDNCVTRLRVEVESMGAVDQNKIKSTGVAGINIVGPQSIQVIVGTQVQFIADEIEKIRRQ comes from the coding sequence ATGAAAAAATATCTTCAAAAAATTGGACGTTCCTTGATGCTGCCAGTAGCCGTATTGCCGGCAGCCGCCATTTTAATGGGGATCGGTTATTGGATAGATCCAGCAGGATGGGGAGCCGGAAGTCCGTTAGCAGCTTTCTTAATAAAAGCAGGGTCTTCGATCATTGACAATATGGCTATCTTGTTTGCTGTAGGGGTAGCGTTGGGGATGTCGAAAGGAAAAGATGGGGCCGCTGCTTTGAGCGGGCTGGTAGCCTATCTGGTCATAACGACATTGCTTTCCACGGACTCGGTAGCGATGCTGCAGGGAATTGATGCAAAAGATGTAAATCCAGCATTTGAGAAAATAAAAAATGCATTTGTCGGAATTCTCTCAGGGCTTGTAGCTGCAGCTATGTATAATCGATTCAGTAAGGTCGAGCTGCCGGATGCACTCGCTTTCTTCAGCGGTAAACGACTTGTCCCCATCCTTACTGCTGTTGCCATGTTACTTGTTTCCCTTATATTATTTTTCATATGGCCACTCATCTACTCCTGGTTAGTTATATTTGGGGAAGGAATAAGTGAAATGGGTGCTGCTGGAGCAGGACTCTATGGATTCTTCAATAGGCTGTTGATACCAACAGGTTTACATCATGCGTTAAATTCCGTTTTCTGGTTCGATGTAATAGGACTTAATGATATCGGCAATTTCTGGGCTGGAAAGGGAATAAAAGGAACCACAGGCATGTACCAAGCCGGATTCTTTCCCGTCATGATGTTCGGGTTGCCAGCAGCAGCTCTTGCGATGTACCATACGGCAAAATCCCATAAGAAAAAACAAGTGGCATCATTAATGCTCGCTGCAGGTTTCGCTTCGTTTTTTACAGGTGTTACTGAACCATTGGAATTTGCTTTCATGTTTGTTGCACCAGCCCTTTTTGTGGTGCATGCCTTATTAACCGGAATTTCGTTAGCTATTGCTGCGACTTTCCAATGGACAGCAGGGTTTGGTTTTAGTGCAGGATTCATTGACTTTGTTTTAAGTTCAAGATTACCAATGGCAAATGAACCATATATGCTGCTTCTTCAAGGACTGGCTTTCGCCGTTATCTATTATTTCTTATTCCGCTTCTTGATAACAAGATTTAATTTAATGACACCCGGAAGAGAAGATGATACAGAAGATGAGCTTGATGGTGGAGGAGCGAGTGCACAAGCAGGCAGCAGTCTAGACGGTTCTAATCAGAGTAAATTCTTTGGGATGGCCTCTGCAATTTATGAGGGGCTGGGCGGAGACGCTAACGTAACAACTGTAGATAACTGCGTTACCCGTTTAAGAGTTGAAGTGGAGAGTATGGGAGCTGTCGATCAGAATAAAATCAAATCAACAGGGGTTGCAGGAATTAATATCGTTGGTCCCCAAAGCATTCAAGTCATCGTAGGGACACAGGTGCAATTCATAGCCGATGAAATTGAAAAGATCCGACGGCAATAG
- a CDS encoding DUF1801 domain-containing protein — MYKPKTKETDSSVTEFIEKVDNLKKREDAYKLLDIFTETTGFEAKMWGPSIIGFGTYHYKYESGHEGDAPLVGFSPRKAKISLYFTPGDKRRVELLQAFGKHTTGKGCVYINKVADIEINVLKELINQSVKFLRETYPDK, encoded by the coding sequence ATGTATAAACCAAAAACCAAAGAAACTGACAGCAGTGTCACTGAGTTCATTGAGAAAGTCGATAATCTAAAAAAACGTGAAGACGCATATAAATTATTAGATATTTTTACCGAAACGACAGGTTTTGAGGCAAAGATGTGGGGACCGAGCATCATTGGTTTCGGTACCTATCATTATAAATATGAATCTGGTCACGAAGGTGATGCCCCTCTAGTTGGCTTTTCACCTCGTAAAGCAAAAATCAGTCTATATTTTACTCCGGGCGACAAAAGAAGGGTAGAATTGTTACAGGCATTTGGAAAACACACCACCGGAAAAGGATGTGTATACATCAATAAAGTGGCAGATATCGAAATTAATGTTTTGAAAGAATTGATTAATCAGTCTGTAAAGTTTTTGAGAGAAACATATCCGGACAAATGA
- a CDS encoding oxidoreductase, producing the protein MRKIKVGIVGYGLSGATFHAPLLSVLGEFQITKVVSSKKEKVQKDLKDVEVVSSLEDILEDASIDLAVITTPSGLHYEMAKQSLLAGKHVILEKPMVVEAWEAEELIKIAEEKNLLLSVYHNRRWDNDFLTVKKLIDDGVLGEINTYQVHYDRFRPVVRNRWREKPGPGTGMLFDLGSHLIDQALYLFGLPQFVWADVFSQKENAQTDDYFHVILGYEKLRVILHSGSIVPVNGPRFQVHGSKGSFIKYGLDCQETALSEGKKPVDGSWGSDDPEFYGKLVTVEGENETHETIETLHGSYLTYYQAVADSILNGKKAPVTAQEGLSVIKIIDAAFESSKGKKAVFIK; encoded by the coding sequence ATGAGAAAAATTAAAGTCGGTATAGTTGGGTATGGATTGTCAGGGGCTACGTTTCATGCGCCATTACTAAGTGTTTTAGGGGAATTTCAAATAACGAAAGTAGTCAGCTCCAAAAAGGAAAAAGTCCAAAAAGATTTGAAGGATGTGGAAGTTGTAAGCAGCTTAGAGGATATTCTTGAAGATGCGTCCATCGATTTGGCTGTTATTACGACACCGAGTGGTTTACATTATGAAATGGCCAAGCAAAGCTTGTTAGCCGGGAAGCATGTCATCCTGGAAAAGCCGATGGTAGTGGAAGCTTGGGAGGCAGAGGAGCTCATTAAGATTGCCGAGGAAAAGAATCTGCTATTAAGCGTCTATCATAACCGGAGATGGGATAATGACTTTTTGACGGTTAAAAAACTTATTGATGATGGAGTGCTTGGGGAAATCAATACATACCAGGTCCATTATGATCGATTCAGGCCAGTGGTCAGGAATAGATGGAGGGAAAAACCAGGCCCAGGAACAGGTATGCTATTTGATTTAGGATCACATCTGATCGATCAAGCCTTGTATTTGTTTGGGTTGCCGCAATTCGTTTGGGCAGATGTATTTTCGCAAAAAGAGAATGCCCAAACGGATGATTATTTCCATGTGATATTAGGATATGAAAAGCTGAGAGTGATATTGCATTCAGGCTCGATTGTACCGGTTAATGGACCGCGGTTTCAAGTGCATGGAAGTAAAGGATCATTTATCAAGTACGGTCTTGATTGCCAAGAGACGGCGTTGAGTGAGGGGAAAAAACCGGTGGATGGATCTTGGGGTTCAGATGATCCTGAGTTTTATGGCAAGCTGGTTACCGTTGAAGGTGAAAATGAGACACATGAAACCATTGAAACTCTGCATGGTTCTTATTTAACGTATTACCAGGCAGTTGCCGATAGTATATTGAACGGGAAAAAAGCTCCAGTCACTGCTCAGGAGGGGCTATCGGTCATTAAAATCATTGATGCGGCTTTCGAAAGCAGTAAGGGGAAGAAAGCGGTTTTTATTAAATGA
- a CDS encoding PadR family transcriptional regulator — protein MENLTEMLKGVLEGCVLEIISRGDTYGYEITRRLNEMGFKEVVEGTVYTILVRLEKKELVKFEKKRSEMGPPRKFYSLNNAGHEELEQFWGKWNFVSSKINTLKGEK, from the coding sequence GTGGAAAATTTAACAGAAATGCTCAAAGGTGTGTTGGAAGGTTGTGTGCTGGAAATTATCAGCCGGGGAGATACTTACGGCTACGAGATTACCCGTCGCCTCAATGAAATGGGCTTTAAAGAGGTTGTTGAGGGTACGGTCTACACCATTTTGGTGCGACTGGAAAAGAAAGAATTAGTGAAATTCGAGAAAAAGCGTTCTGAAATGGGTCCTCCTCGCAAATTTTATTCATTAAATAATGCAGGACACGAGGAACTCGAACAATTTTGGGGAAAATGGAATTTTGTTTCATCAAAAATTAATACCCTAAAGGGGGAGAAATAA
- a CDS encoding DUF1048 domain-containing protein encodes MKKFIELIIGDLESKKEYKAFMKKVNSLPKDYAFVFKKIQKYMWNFGYGFGEEIINLYELFEASAAEGKHVLDVTGEDVAAFADELMALSKLDGESASILGGQVDLKKEIECRVEEQVKIWTNKK; translated from the coding sequence ATGAAGAAATTTATAGAGCTAATCATTGGCGATTTAGAAAGCAAGAAGGAATACAAAGCATTTATGAAAAAAGTAAATTCCCTACCGAAAGATTACGCATTTGTGTTCAAAAAGATTCAAAAGTACATGTGGAATTTCGGATATGGATTTGGTGAAGAAATCATCAATTTGTATGAACTGTTTGAAGCTAGTGCAGCAGAAGGCAAGCATGTGCTAGATGTTACCGGTGAAGACGTGGCGGCATTTGCCGATGAATTGATGGCTCTCTCAAAACTAGATGGAGAATCGGCAAGTATATTAGGAGGGCAAGTAGATTTGAAAAAAGAAATTGAGTGTAGAGTTGAAGAGCAAGTAAAAATATGGACGAATAAAAAATAA
- a CDS encoding DUF1048 domain-containing protein produces MVNFIKKILDDKKEYKEMMARVEALPGNYPEAYKKICNYMWGFASGSGMDMLRIQYDLIDLFEDGAADGKDVLEVTGEDVTAFANGLIDQAKRWDDKLRNNLNKSILNRVGKKK; encoded by the coding sequence ATGGTGAATTTCATCAAAAAGATACTTGACGACAAAAAAGAATACAAAGAAATGATGGCGCGTGTGGAAGCTTTGCCAGGCAACTACCCAGAAGCCTATAAAAAAATTTGCAACTATATGTGGGGTTTCGCCTCTGGAAGCGGCATGGATATGCTGAGAATCCAGTATGATCTCATTGATTTGTTTGAAGATGGTGCGGCAGATGGCAAAGACGTATTGGAAGTGACAGGTGAAGACGTGACAGCATTCGCCAATGGACTTATCGACCAAGCGAAAAGATGGGATGATAAGTTACGCAATAATTTGAACAAAAGCATTCTGAATCGTGTGGGTAAGAAAAAATAA
- a CDS encoding LytR/AlgR family response regulator transcription factor: MMGYIRLAVIDDQEPILNEIKGFINNFPNVDMILSTTDASELFSSIDQGLIIDVILLDINMPVYNGFDIAHYLKESHPQIKIIFMSAYQDFALQGYKYYPEDFLTKPINIVRLKQTLDRLSYTHKKARRIGIKTNGKIFLVDTSSILYIEKKARKTFIHLKDAETVECSEGLNKLEDILNQCNFYRTHQSYLVSIDKIEYIESDNYMKSYNVKLHHCNHKITLSRHKFTALKNLIERHF, from the coding sequence ATGATGGGATATATACGTCTAGCTGTTATTGACGATCAGGAACCAATCCTTAACGAGATTAAGGGATTTATTAATAACTTCCCAAATGTAGATATGATATTAAGTACAACTGATGCGAGCGAATTGTTTAGTTCTATCGATCAAGGGCTGATCATTGACGTAATATTATTAGATATTAATATGCCTGTGTACAATGGATTTGACATTGCCCATTATTTGAAAGAAAGTCATCCCCAAATCAAGATTATTTTTATGAGTGCCTATCAAGACTTCGCTTTGCAGGGTTATAAATATTACCCAGAAGATTTTTTAACTAAGCCCATTAATATTGTGAGACTAAAGCAGACGCTTGATCGCCTTAGTTATACCCATAAAAAGGCAAGAAGAATTGGCATAAAAACGAATGGGAAAATCTTTTTAGTCGATACTTCCAGCATTCTCTATATAGAGAAAAAGGCGAGAAAAACATTTATCCACCTAAAAGATGCAGAGACTGTGGAATGCTCAGAAGGCTTAAATAAGTTAGAAGACATTCTTAATCAGTGTAATTTTTATCGAACGCATCAATCCTATTTGGTGTCGATTGACAAAATTGAATACATAGAATCGGACAATTATATGAAGTCATATAATGTAAAATTACATCACTGTAATCACAAGATTACCCTAAGCCGTCACAAATTTACGGCTTTAAAGAATCTCATCGAACGACATTTTTAG
- a CDS encoding accessory gene regulator ArgB-like protein produces MFKHFLPNHLATNLSNLVVSENPQLVKNKDKIRYGLEWMISGMNQIVLVSLLVWPLGILPETIIGLLTGALLRMFSGGAHFKGYCSCLILSTLQIIFITFISVKYTDVLSSYKILFILLLFISFLITAQKAPILHKKKHLFTQKSMLKLKIKAVITFILCTGWSVFLPQTTMYCVWFALIFQGLSLTVFWGKSVLILDAFIYKITLKGLH; encoded by the coding sequence ATGTTTAAGCATTTCTTACCGAACCATTTGGCAACAAACCTCTCAAATCTAGTTGTCTCTGAAAATCCACAACTCGTAAAAAATAAAGATAAAATTCGCTATGGACTTGAATGGATGATATCGGGTATGAATCAAATTGTTTTGGTCAGTCTACTTGTATGGCCTTTAGGGATTTTACCAGAGACCATAATCGGATTGCTTACAGGGGCTCTCCTTCGAATGTTTTCAGGAGGTGCCCATTTCAAAGGGTATTGTTCATGTCTTATTCTTAGCACGTTGCAAATTATTTTTATAACATTTATTTCCGTAAAATATACAGACGTTCTTTCATCCTATAAGATTCTATTTATCTTATTACTATTTATCAGTTTTTTAATTACTGCTCAAAAAGCACCAATATTACATAAAAAAAAGCACCTTTTCACACAAAAAAGTATGTTAAAACTGAAAATAAAGGCTGTAATCACATTCATTCTATGTACGGGATGGAGTGTTTTTCTACCTCAAACCACAATGTATTGTGTTTGGTTTGCTTTAATTTTCCAAGGGTTATCCTTAACAGTTTTTTGGGGGAAAAGCGTCTTAATTTTAGATGCTTTTATATATAAAATTACCTTAAAGGGGTTACATTGA
- a CDS encoding sensor histidine kinase has protein sequence MLLTIFGGFLETLVIILVGYRLIGVSLKDKMIPICILSFYGSIILLMVKETLPSVTYLLVTILAIGFLLTFVTNLNSFASFIAVLLGCLLLLISEVIGFMLYKELPYIHSLSALPLVRPVSHLVIMVIFYVILRKANYYIPIPVKKKYNKNDTILSVLVFLFGLLFLFYIFVFEFKQLKLLSITSAIVLVIITISLLYLIRYHMVKKIEHLAVSLDDQYEEDISKHITTMRSQRHDFIHHILALKQMLNSGKYTDSVDYVNSVLEEISYVSDVLPIASEAVGGLLLSYKEKGEKKGINMYYYIGDNLSSFPCKIYETNKILGNLILNAIEAVDQLEEEKRYINMKIQRNDVHYILEVSNYIEDGTVENIESIFDQGFTTKTNTYNTGQGLTIVESIVMQYGGHIYPEVIEDMITFIVKIPHGGKYV, from the coding sequence GTGTTATTGACGATTTTCGGTGGTTTTTTGGAAACGTTAGTCATTATCCTTGTGGGGTATCGATTAATTGGAGTTTCTTTGAAAGATAAAATGATCCCGATATGCATCCTAAGTTTTTATGGAAGTATTATTCTGTTAATGGTAAAAGAAACATTGCCTTCGGTAACTTACCTTCTAGTAACGATTTTAGCGATTGGATTTCTGTTGACATTTGTCACAAACCTGAATAGTTTTGCTTCATTTATTGCTGTGTTGCTAGGATGTCTTTTATTGTTAATATCAGAGGTTATCGGATTCATGCTCTATAAAGAATTGCCATATATACATTCATTGAGTGCATTACCTTTAGTAAGGCCCGTTTCACACCTTGTGATAATGGTAATATTTTATGTCATCTTGAGAAAAGCAAATTATTATATTCCGATACCAGTCAAGAAAAAATATAATAAAAACGATACTATTTTATCTGTTTTAGTCTTCTTATTTGGCCTTCTTTTTTTGTTTTACATTTTCGTTTTTGAATTCAAACAGTTAAAGCTTTTAAGCATAACATCAGCTATAGTTTTAGTTATAATTACAATTTCATTATTGTATCTAATTCGGTATCATATGGTAAAAAAAATTGAGCATCTAGCTGTTTCCTTAGATGATCAATATGAAGAAGACATTTCTAAACATATCACTACAATGCGTTCCCAGCGACACGACTTTATTCATCACATATTAGCTCTAAAACAAATGCTAAACAGCGGAAAATACACTGATTCAGTAGACTACGTTAACTCAGTGCTAGAAGAAATATCCTACGTAAGCGATGTATTACCCATAGCTTCAGAAGCTGTTGGGGGGTTATTACTTTCCTACAAAGAGAAGGGTGAAAAAAAAGGCATTAACATGTACTACTACATTGGAGATAATTTATCTTCCTTTCCTTGTAAGATTTATGAAACAAATAAGATATTAGGAAATTTAATCCTTAATGCTATTGAAGCTGTCGATCAATTAGAAGAGGAAAAGAGATATATCAACATGAAAATCCAAAGAAATGATGTCCATTATATATTAGAAGTAAGTAATTATATAGAGGATGGAACTGTTGAAAATATTGAGAGTATCTTCGATCAAGGCTTTACAACTAAAACTAATACATACAACACTGGACAGGGATTGACCATTGTTGAAAGTATTGTCATGCAGTACGGAGGACATATATACCCAGAAGTCATAGAGGACATGATTACATTCATTGTAAAAATACCACATGGAGGGAAATATGTTTAA
- a CDS encoding aspartate aminotransferase family protein — protein MNGKVKSSTNPDSLYYKVDDIIMEKGEGIYLYDQDGNKYFDCASATFNLNLGYSNKEVINSVKNQMDNLIHVTSSYQTDSVNTLAQKLVEIAPSNLTRAHPKVCSGSAANEGAIKMAQYNTGKRDVISLFRSHLGQTYMMSALSGNSFRREPFPPQFSFGLQVPDPYCSRCFYNQKPDSCGMLCVERINDFIEYASTGNVAAIMVEPISGNGGNIVPPKGYFKSLKKLCEEHDIALIFDEIQTGFGRTGKMFAADYFDVQPNMMTVAKGLGGTGFQVAAILTEEKYVGMPGHHHSFTYGSNVMASAAACTTIDILKRPGFLENVTVVGDYIMERLEGMKEKFKFIGDVRGVGLMIGVEIVKDNNEPDVELTNHIAKCAMDHGIIIRTSRYGYGNVFKIRPPLTITLSEAEELCHRLDRLLEEIK, from the coding sequence ATGAATGGTAAAGTTAAAAGTTCAACAAATCCTGACAGTTTATACTATAAAGTAGATGACATTATTATGGAGAAAGGCGAAGGAATCTATCTTTATGATCAGGATGGGAATAAATATTTTGACTGTGCATCAGCTACATTCAACTTGAATTTGGGCTACAGCAATAAAGAAGTAATTAATTCAGTAAAAAACCAAATGGATAATCTTATTCATGTCACTTCCTCTTATCAGACAGATTCGGTAAATACATTAGCACAAAAACTTGTTGAAATTGCTCCTAGTAATCTCACAAGAGCACACCCGAAAGTTTGTAGTGGGTCAGCTGCGAATGAAGGAGCTATTAAAATGGCGCAGTATAACACCGGAAAGCGTGATGTTATATCTTTGTTCCGTAGTCATTTGGGACAAACCTATATGATGTCGGCCCTTTCAGGTAATTCTTTTCGAAGAGAACCTTTCCCGCCTCAATTTTCATTTGGATTGCAAGTTCCAGACCCTTATTGCTCGCGTTGCTTTTACAATCAAAAGCCTGATTCTTGCGGAATGCTATGTGTAGAAAGAATCAATGATTTTATTGAATATGCAAGCACCGGAAATGTTGCAGCCATTATGGTCGAACCGATATCTGGAAATGGAGGTAATATAGTTCCACCTAAGGGATATTTCAAATCATTAAAAAAATTATGTGAAGAACATGATATTGCATTAATTTTTGATGAGATACAAACCGGTTTTGGTAGAACTGGTAAAATGTTTGCTGCAGATTATTTTGATGTACAGCCTAATATGATGACTGTAGCAAAAGGGTTAGGTGGAACTGGATTCCAAGTAGCTGCCATACTTACTGAAGAAAAGTATGTAGGCATGCCTGGCCATCATCACTCATTTACGTATGGTTCGAATGTAATGGCGTCTGCAGCAGCATGTACTACGATTGACATTTTAAAAAGACCTGGGTTCTTAGAAAATGTGACTGTGGTTGGAGATTATATTATGGAGCGTTTAGAGGGAATGAAAGAGAAATTTAAGTTTATTGGAGATGTAAGAGGAGTAGGGTTAATGATTGGGGTCGAGATAGTGAAAGATAACAATGAACCTGATGTTGAACTTACTAATCATATTGCAAAATGTGCTATGGATCACGGCATAATTATCAGAACATCAAGATATGGCTACGGAAATGTTTTTAAAATTCGTCCACCTCTTACTATCACTCTAAGCGAGGCAGAGGAACTATGTCATAGATTAGATAGACTATTGGAGGAGATAAAGTGA
- a CDS encoding inositol monophosphatase family protein, with the protein MKNYIIELGRYVYSKVKNQKGTLKNRIVNGYSPGGDAQFNIDAAAETAVLEFISEKKEPIVFYTEDGGLKTIGENPQYILIVDPIDGTRPAAAGLEMSCISIALAKYKDNSKIKDIEYAFLMELKTGNYMYGDIFSNFIEFEGYKCELPNLSHGKDIKNMFWSFEFNGHPTKLMIDSYGHLIDESANNGGVFIFNSASYSISRIITGQMDAYVDIGNRLLKDNPELLQDFQKVGNGQVLHLFPYDIAASVFLAKKAGVIITDAYGKSLDETLLTDISFNNQQSCIAASTEELHQKLLEQINWKGSEKKYEGIGMD; encoded by the coding sequence GTGAAAAACTACATAATCGAGTTAGGCAGATACGTATATAGTAAAGTGAAAAATCAAAAGGGTACGTTAAAAAATCGTATAGTAAATGGGTACTCTCCGGGTGGGGATGCACAGTTTAATATTGATGCAGCAGCAGAAACTGCAGTTCTTGAATTTATCTCAGAAAAGAAAGAACCTATTGTATTTTATACTGAAGACGGTGGACTAAAGACAATAGGAGAAAATCCACAATACATTCTAATAGTTGACCCAATTGATGGTACTCGCCCTGCAGCTGCAGGGCTTGAAATGTCATGTATCTCCATCGCACTAGCAAAATACAAAGACAATTCTAAAATCAAAGATATTGAATATGCTTTCTTAATGGAGCTCAAAACAGGAAATTATATGTATGGAGATATTTTTTCGAATTTTATAGAGTTTGAAGGGTATAAGTGTGAATTACCAAACTTAAGTCATGGGAAAGATATTAAGAATATGTTTTGGAGTTTTGAGTTTAACGGTCATCCTACTAAATTAATGATCGATTCTTATGGCCATTTAATTGATGAATCTGCAAATAATGGCGGAGTATTTATATTTAATAGTGCATCATATTCTATTTCACGAATTATTACAGGTCAAATGGATGCATATGTAGATATTGGCAATAGATTACTTAAAGATAATCCAGAATTGTTACAAGACTTCCAAAAAGTAGGGAATGGTCAAGTATTACACCTATTCCCATATGATATAGCTGCAAGTGTGTTTTTAGCAAAAAAAGCAGGGGTAATTATTACTGATGCATATGGAAAGTCTTTAGATGAAACTTTGTTAACTGATATTAGCTTTAATAATCAACAGTCATGTATAGCAGCTTCTACCGAAGAATTACACCAAAAGCTATTGGAACAAATTAATTGGAAAGGGAGCGAAAAAAAATATGAAGGCATTGGTATGGACTGA
- a CDS encoding zinc-dependent alcohol dehydrogenase, translating into MKALVWTENKQLEYKEVEEPQIQKSNDVKVKIYGTGICGTDLNVLKGKMYASPNMVMGHESVGIVAEVGESVKNVRVGDRVVIDPTQFCGKCYYCRKGLTCYCEEFDEWQLGIGSHGTFGEYYVGEDRFIYKLPDSMDWERATLIEPLSCVLSVLEKANIKPDESVLVLGSGPIGLMVQLIARKLSRITVATEIGHFRTKAAQKITKYVYHPEKLNLEEIYRINQGRKFDVVIDAIGNQLEWAYPLIEKGGRLIPMGFDDTYEFTVKPFELLSKGITIVGTGEAHHMMEKALSCAIDLPELSNLITDKVLLEDFNTAIGDLIGIDSVTNERKDIKSIKTILVSES; encoded by the coding sequence ATGAAGGCATTGGTATGGACTGAAAATAAACAATTAGAATATAAAGAAGTCGAAGAGCCTCAGATACAAAAAAGTAATGATGTAAAAGTCAAAATATATGGGACAGGGATATGCGGAACAGACTTGAATGTGTTAAAGGGTAAGATGTATGCTTCTCCAAATATGGTTATGGGACATGAATCGGTTGGTATAGTAGCTGAAGTGGGAGAAAGTGTAAAAAATGTGAGAGTAGGAGATCGTGTTGTGATTGATCCTACACAATTTTGTGGAAAGTGTTATTACTGTAGGAAAGGATTAACATGTTATTGTGAAGAATTTGATGAATGGCAATTGGGGATCGGCTCTCATGGTACATTTGGAGAATATTATGTTGGGGAAGATAGATTTATTTATAAATTGCCTGATTCTATGGATTGGGAAAGAGCAACTTTAATTGAACCTCTTTCGTGCGTTCTTAGCGTTCTAGAAAAAGCGAATATAAAACCTGATGAATCAGTATTGGTCTTAGGTTCTGGACCAATTGGTCTAATGGTTCAATTGATTGCACGAAAACTCTCTAGAATTACAGTTGCTACAGAAATTGGCCATTTCAGAACAAAGGCTGCACAAAAAATAACCAAATATGTATATCATCCGGAAAAACTTAACTTAGAAGAAATTTATCGAATTAATCAAGGAAGAAAATTTGATGTGGTTATTGATGCGATTGGCAATCAACTAGAGTGGGCATATCCACTTATTGAAAAGGGTGGAAGACTTATTCCAATGGGTTTTGATGATACCTATGAGTTTACAGTTAAACCTTTTGAATTATTATCAAAAGGTATTACAATAGTTGGAACAGGAGAAGCGCACCATATGATGGAAAAAGCTTTGTCCTGTGCAATAGACCTACCAGAATTATCAAATTTAATTACAGATAAAGTATTACTTGAGGATTTTAATACAGCTATTGGAGATCTAATAGGCATTGATTCAGTCACTAATGAAAGAAAAGATATTAAGTCTATAAAAACTATTTTAGTTTCTGAATCGTAA